One segment of Dehalococcoidales bacterium DNA contains the following:
- a CDS encoding TraR/DksA C4-type zinc finger protein, whose product MTTQLAQLRSRLESEKKRLTGELEQLETNARPAEVRREGSPFGKREEEATESFEFEKRLALQKQARDHLAEIEHALQKFEEGTYGLCDSCGQPIDPARLEVLPQASLCISCKAKNEKG is encoded by the coding sequence GTGACGACACAATTAGCACAGCTACGCTCTCGCCTGGAGAGTGAAAAAAAGCGCTTAACCGGGGAATTGGAACAGTTAGAAACTAACGCCCGCCCCGCAGAGGTGAGACGAGAGGGTAGCCCCTTTGGCAAAAGGGAAGAGGAAGCTACCGAAAGTTTTGAATTTGAGAAGCGGCTGGCCCTGCAGAAACAGGCCAGGGACCATCTTGCCGAGATAGAACACGCTTTGCAGAAGTTTGAAGAAGGGACTTATGGTCTGTGTGATAGCTGCGGTCAACCGATAGACCCGGCCCGGCTCGAAGTCCTGCCACAGGCGAGTCTTTGCATTAGCTGTAAGGCAAAGAATGAAAAGGGCTGA
- the lspA gene encoding signal peptidase II — translation MKRADSLRAGLWNALFFLTALLVSALDQLTKLWIRANLDLGESLPLTGWLRLTHIRNPGAAFGLFQGFSFTLTVLAIAGIIALLVFFIFFYHRFPFLNDSLSKPALGLILGGTVGNLIDRLRLGSVTDFVDFGFWPAFNVADASIVIGALIFAYSLLFPARAKQS, via the coding sequence ATGAAAAGGGCTGATTCCCTCCGGGCGGGGCTGTGGAACGCGCTCTTTTTTCTCACTGCATTGCTGGTGTCAGCTCTAGACCAGCTTACCAAGCTCTGGATAAGGGCCAACCTGGACTTGGGAGAATCACTACCACTGACAGGGTGGTTGCGGCTGACTCATATCCGCAATCCCGGCGCCGCTTTTGGCCTGTTTCAGGGTTTCTCATTCACGCTGACGGTTCTGGCGATAGCCGGCATTATTGCCCTGCTGGTCTTCTTCATCTTTTTCTATCACCGTTTTCCCTTTCTCAATGACAGCCTGAGCAAACCAGCTCTCGGTCTGATTCTGGGTGGTACGGTGGGTAATCTGATAGACCGGCTTCGCCTGGGTTCGGTCACTGATTTTGTCGATTTCGGTTTCTGGCCGGCGTTTAATGTTGCCGATGCCTCCATTGTTATCGGCGCTTTGATATTCGCTTATTCTCTATTGTTCCCGGCCAGGGCTAAACAGTCCTGA